Proteins encoded in a region of the Orcinus orca chromosome 8, mOrcOrc1.1, whole genome shotgun sequence genome:
- the ZNF408 gene encoding zinc finger protein 408 — protein MEEAKELPLEWERLQFAPDPRLGPDSGWSPSREGCAQGLKDLSPGPTRAILALKSLPRGLALGPSLIKEQRLGVWCVGEPLQPGLLWGPLEEESVSEQKGHGMKPKQKEDVSLGPWGDVCACEQSSGWTSLVQRGRLEGEGNVAPVRISERLHLQVYRVVLPGFELLMWPQPPSEGLSPTQPRLEEEASLAVVTEVESAVQQEVASPREDAAEPCMDPGHQSQPCIQAVSPGLKPRIQDEVSKESEPLGPLPQDGRVDEEDPPQTQMPPEPQSSSTPQQGPESSEASSSSSARGPQLRAYLVRKLRSPSDQRPPRVKTSEPGAQQSGEQQHPGFPACLRSAPGPVGGSPKRGRRYRCAECGKAFLQLCHLKKHAFVHTGHKPFLCTECGKSYSSEESFKAHMLGHRGVRPFPCPQCTKAYGTRRDLREHQVVHSGARPFACDQCGKAFARRPSLRLHRKTHQVPATPAPCPCPVCGRPLANQGSLRNHMRLHTGEKPFLCPHCGRAFRQRGSLRGHLRLHTGERPYRCPHCAEAFPQLPELRRHLISHTGEAHLCPVCGKALRDPHTLRAHERLHSGERPFPCPQCGRAYTLATKLRRHLKSHLADKPYRCPTCGMGYTLLQSLKRHQLSHQPEAPSSPPCVPPASSEPTVVLLQTEPELLDTCSERGGSPAPDVFEVTLSESQDKCFVVPEEPGPAPSLVLIHKDMGFSTWAEVVEVETGT, from the exons ATGGAGGAGGCGAAGGAGCTGCCCTTGGAGTGGGAGAGACTGCAGTTCG CCCCCGATCCACGCCTGGGCCCGGACTCAGGATGGAGCCCTTCCAGAGAAGGCTGTGCACAGGGACTCAAAGACCTCTCGCCCGGACCCACCCGAGCCATCCTCGCTCTAAAGAGCCTCCCGCGGGGCTTGGCCCTTGGCCCCTCACTCATCAAGGAGCAGCGCTTGGGGGTCTGGTGTGTTGGGGAACCCTTGCAGCCAGGACTGCTCTGGGGGCCACTGGAAGAGGAGTCTGTCTCCGAGCAGAAGGGCCATGGAATGAAACCAAAGCAGAAGGAG GACGTGTCACTAGGCCCATGGGGAGATGTGTGTGCTTGTGAGCAGAGTTCAGGCTGGACTAG TTTGGTGCAGCGGGGAAGGCTGGAGGGTGAGGGAAACGTGGCCCCAGTGCGGATCAGCGAGAGGCTCCACCTGCAGGTGTACCGGGTCGTGCTGCCAGGTTTTGAGCTGCTGATGTGGCCCCAGCCTCCCTCGGAGGGCCTGAGCCCCACCCAGCCCAGGCTAGAGGAAGAGGCATCCTTGGCTGTGGTGACAGAAGTGGAGTCTGCTGTACAACAGGAAGTGGCCTCCCCCAGGGAGGATGCAGCAGAACCTTGCATGG ATCCTGGTCACCAGTCACAGCCCTGCATCCAGGCGGTGAGCCCTGGACTTAAGCCCCGAATCCAGGACGAAGTTTCCAAGGAGAGCGAGCCACTCGGCCCATTGCCTCAGGATGGCCGTGTAGATGAGGAGGACCCACCCCAGACCCAGATGCCACCTGAACCTCAGAGCAGCTCCACTCCCCAGCAGGGCCCTGAGAGCAGTGAGGCCAGTTCCTCATCTTCTGCCAGGGGCCCCCAGCTGCGTGCTTACCTAGTCAGGAAGTTGCGTAGCCCCAGTGATCAACGGCCACCCAGAGTGAAGACCTCAGAGCCCGGGGCCCAGCAGAGTGGAGAGCAGCAGCACCCTGGCTTCCCCGCATGCTTGCGGAGCGCCCCTGGCCCGGTGGGAGGCTCTCCGAAGCGGGGGCGACGGTACCGCTGTGCCGAGTGTGGCAAGGCCTTCCTGCAGCTGTGCCACTTGAAGAAGCATGCATTCGTGCACACGGGCCACAAGCCCTTCCTTTGCACCGAGTGTGGCAAGAGCTACAGCTCAGAGGAGAGCTTCAAAGCCCACATGCTGGGCCACCGTGGGGTGCGGCCATTCCCCTGCCCTCAGTGCACCAAGGCCTACGGCACCCGGCGAGACCTCAGAGAGCACCAGGTTGTACACTCAGGTGCCCGGCCCTTTGCTTGCGACCAGTGTGGCAAGGCCTTCGCCCGCCGGCCCTCCCTGCGGCTACATCGCAAGACACACCAGGTGCCAGCGACCCCTGCCCCGTGCCCGTGCCCTGTGTGCGGGCGGCCCCTGGCCAACCAGGGCTCCCTGCGGAACCACATGCGGCTCCACACGGGGGAGAAACCCTTCCTGTGCCCACACTGCGGCCGGGCGTTCCGCCAGCGGGGCAGCCTGCGCGGGCACCTGCGGCTGCACACAGGGGAGCGCCCTTACCGCTGCCCACACTGCGCTGAAGCCTTCCCCCAGCTGCCTGAACTGCGGCGCCACCTCATCTCCCACACCGGGGAGGCCCACCTGTGCCCCGTGTGTGGGAAGGCCCTCCGGGACCCCCACACGCTGCGCGCGCACGAGCGCTTGCACTCAGGCGAGAGGCCCTTCCCGTGCCCCCAGTGCGGCCGTGCTTACACGCTGGCGACCAAGCTGAGGCGCCACCTCAAATCCCACCTGGCCGACAAGCCCTACCGCTGCCCCACCTGTGGCATGGGCTACACTCTCCTCCAAAGCCTCAAGCGGCACCAGCTCAGTCATCAGCCCGAGGCACCCTCCAGCCCACCCTGTGTGCCGCCTGCCTCTTCTGAGCCCACCGTGGTGCTCCTGCAGACCGAGCCAGAACTACTGGACACGTGCAGTGAACGGGGCGGGTCCCCAGCCCCGGACGTCTTCGAGGTCACCCTTTCCGAGAGCCAGGATAAGTGCTTTGTGGTGCCCGAGGAGCCAGGTCCTGCTCCCAGCCTGGTGCTCATCCATAAGGACATGGGCTTTAGCACCTGGGCAGAAGTGGTAGAGGTGGAGACGGGCACCTGA
- the ARHGAP1 gene encoding rho GTPase-activating protein 1 isoform X2 yields the protein MDPLSELQDDLTLDDASQALNQLKLASIDEKNWPSDEMPDFPKSDDSKSSSPEPVTHLKWDDPYYDIARHQIVEVAGDDKYGRKIIVFSACRMPPSHQLDHSKLLGYLKHTLDQYVESDYTLLYLHHGLTSDNKPSLSWLRDAYREFDRKYKKNIKALYIVHPTMFIKTLLILFKPIISFKFGQKIFYVNYLSELSEHVKLEQLGIPRQVLKYDDFLKSTQKSPATAPKPMPPRPPLPNQQFGVSLQHLREKNPEQEPIPLVLRETVAYLQAHALTTEGIFRRSANTQVVREVQQKYNMGLPVDFDQYNELHLPAVILKTFLRELPEPLLTFDLYSHVVGFLNIDESQRVEATLQAFQMLPEENYLVLRFLTAFLVQISALCDQNKMTNTNLAVVFGPNLLWAKDAAITLKAINPINTFTKFLLDHQGELFQP from the exons ATGGACCCACTCTCAGAGCTGCAGGACGACCTGACTTTGGATGACGCCAGCCAGGCTCTGAACCAGCTGAAGCTAGCCTCCATTGATGAGAAGAACTGGCCCTCAGACGAAATGCCCGACTTTCCCAAGTCAG ATGACTCCAAAAGCAGCTCCCCGGAACCTGTCACACACCTGAAGTGGGATGACCCTTACTACGACATTGCCCGGCACCAGATTGTGGAGGTGGCAG GAGATGACAAGTATGGGCGGAAGATCATTGTGTTTAGTGCCTGCCGAATGCCCCCGAGCCACCAGCTGGACCATAGCAAGCTCCTGGG ATACCTGAAGCACACCCTGGACCAGTATGTGGAGAGCGACTACACGCTGCTCTACCTGCACCATGGCCTGACCAGCGACAACAAGCCCTCCCTCAGCTGGCTCCGGGACGCCTACCGGGAGTTTGACCGCAA GTACAAGAAGAATATCAAGGCTCTGTACATCGTGCACCCCACCATGTTCATCAAGACCCTGCTCATCCTCTTCAAGCCCATCATTAG CTTCAAGTTTGGGCAGAAGATCTTCTATGTGAATTACCTGAGTGAGCTGAGCGAGCATGTGAAGCTGGAGCAACTGGGGATCCCTCGCCAAGTGCTCAA GTATGATGACTTCCTCAAATCCACCCAGAAGAGCCCCGCGACAGCCCCCAAGCCCATGCCGCCGCGGCCCCCTCTGCCCAACCAGCAGTTCGGGGTCTCCTTGCAGCA CCTCCGGGAGAAGAACCCAGAGCAGGAGCCCATTCCGCTCGTGCTGCGGGAGACCGTTGCCTACCTACAGGCCCACG CTCTCACCACTGAGGGGATTTTCCGGAGGTCGGCCAACACCCAAGTTGTACGGGAAGTGCAACAGAAGTACAACATGG ggctgCCTGTGGACTTCGACCAGTACAATGAGTTGCACCTGCCAGCGGTCATTCTCAAGACCTTCCTCCGGGAGCTTCCTGAGCCCCTGCTCACCTTTGACCTCTACTCCCACGTTGTGGGCTTCCTCA ACATTGATGAGAGCCAGAGAGTGGAGGCCACGCTGCAGGCCTTCCAGATGCTGCCCGAGGAGAACTACCTGGTGCTGCGTTTCCTCACTGCCTTCCTGGTGCAG ATTTCTGCCCTCTGTGACCAGAACAAGATGACCAACACTAACCTGGCTGTTGTCTTCGGCCCTAACCTGCTGTGGGCCAAGGATGCTGCCATCACCCTCAAGGCCATTAATCCCATCAATACCTTCACCAAGTTCCTCCTGGATCATCAAGGGGAGCTGTTTCAGCCCTGA
- the ARHGAP1 gene encoding rho GTPase-activating protein 1 isoform X1: protein MDPLSELQDDLTLDDASQALNQLKLASIDEKNWPSDEMPDFPKSDDSKSSSPEPVTHLKWDDPYYDIARHQIVEVAGCDEPEGAQPGDDKYGRKIIVFSACRMPPSHQLDHSKLLGYLKHTLDQYVESDYTLLYLHHGLTSDNKPSLSWLRDAYREFDRKYKKNIKALYIVHPTMFIKTLLILFKPIISFKFGQKIFYVNYLSELSEHVKLEQLGIPRQVLKYDDFLKSTQKSPATAPKPMPPRPPLPNQQFGVSLQHLREKNPEQEPIPLVLRETVAYLQAHALTTEGIFRRSANTQVVREVQQKYNMGLPVDFDQYNELHLPAVILKTFLRELPEPLLTFDLYSHVVGFLNIDESQRVEATLQAFQMLPEENYLVLRFLTAFLVQISALCDQNKMTNTNLAVVFGPNLLWAKDAAITLKAINPINTFTKFLLDHQGELFQP from the exons ATGGACCCACTCTCAGAGCTGCAGGACGACCTGACTTTGGATGACGCCAGCCAGGCTCTGAACCAGCTGAAGCTAGCCTCCATTGATGAGAAGAACTGGCCCTCAGACGAAATGCCCGACTTTCCCAAGTCAG ATGACTCCAAAAGCAGCTCCCCGGAACCTGTCACACACCTGAAGTGGGATGACCCTTACTACGACATTGCCCGGCACCAGATTGTGGAGGTGGCAG GGTGCGATGAGCCTGAGGGGGCCCAGCCAG GAGATGACAAGTATGGGCGGAAGATCATTGTGTTTAGTGCCTGCCGAATGCCCCCGAGCCACCAGCTGGACCATAGCAAGCTCCTGGG ATACCTGAAGCACACCCTGGACCAGTATGTGGAGAGCGACTACACGCTGCTCTACCTGCACCATGGCCTGACCAGCGACAACAAGCCCTCCCTCAGCTGGCTCCGGGACGCCTACCGGGAGTTTGACCGCAA GTACAAGAAGAATATCAAGGCTCTGTACATCGTGCACCCCACCATGTTCATCAAGACCCTGCTCATCCTCTTCAAGCCCATCATTAG CTTCAAGTTTGGGCAGAAGATCTTCTATGTGAATTACCTGAGTGAGCTGAGCGAGCATGTGAAGCTGGAGCAACTGGGGATCCCTCGCCAAGTGCTCAA GTATGATGACTTCCTCAAATCCACCCAGAAGAGCCCCGCGACAGCCCCCAAGCCCATGCCGCCGCGGCCCCCTCTGCCCAACCAGCAGTTCGGGGTCTCCTTGCAGCA CCTCCGGGAGAAGAACCCAGAGCAGGAGCCCATTCCGCTCGTGCTGCGGGAGACCGTTGCCTACCTACAGGCCCACG CTCTCACCACTGAGGGGATTTTCCGGAGGTCGGCCAACACCCAAGTTGTACGGGAAGTGCAACAGAAGTACAACATGG ggctgCCTGTGGACTTCGACCAGTACAATGAGTTGCACCTGCCAGCGGTCATTCTCAAGACCTTCCTCCGGGAGCTTCCTGAGCCCCTGCTCACCTTTGACCTCTACTCCCACGTTGTGGGCTTCCTCA ACATTGATGAGAGCCAGAGAGTGGAGGCCACGCTGCAGGCCTTCCAGATGCTGCCCGAGGAGAACTACCTGGTGCTGCGTTTCCTCACTGCCTTCCTGGTGCAG ATTTCTGCCCTCTGTGACCAGAACAAGATGACCAACACTAACCTGGCTGTTGTCTTCGGCCCTAACCTGCTGTGGGCCAAGGATGCTGCCATCACCCTCAAGGCCATTAATCCCATCAATACCTTCACCAAGTTCCTCCTGGATCATCAAGGGGAGCTGTTTCAGCCCTGA